From Paenibacillus sp. GP183, the proteins below share one genomic window:
- the ssb gene encoding single-stranded DNA-binding protein — MLNRVILIGRLTKDPELRYTPAGVAVTQFTLAVDRPFTSSQSKEREADFINIVTWRQLAETCANYLRKGRLTAVEGRLQIRNYDNNEGRKVYVTEVVADNVRFLESSGSTNRESEAGTSSGNGRSSEQQDPFIDDGKPIDISDDDLPF; from the coding sequence ATGTTGAATCGTGTCATACTTATCGGGCGGTTGACCAAAGATCCAGAGCTTCGGTACACTCCGGCAGGAGTAGCGGTTACTCAATTTACACTTGCTGTAGATCGTCCTTTCACCAGTTCGCAATCAAAAGAGCGGGAAGCCGACTTTATCAATATTGTTACGTGGAGGCAGTTAGCCGAGACGTGTGCGAACTATTTGCGTAAAGGCAGACTAACAGCAGTTGAAGGCCGCCTTCAGATTCGTAATTATGACAACAACGAGGGCCGCAAGGTCTATGTTACTGAAGTTGTTGCCGATAATGTGCGCTTCCTTGAATCAAGCGGATCTACCAACCGTGAATCGGAAGCAGGTACAAGTTCCGGAAATGGGAGATCGAGTGAACAACAAGATCCTTTTATTGATGACGGAAAACCGATAGATATTTCTGACGATGATTTGCCTTTTTAG